The proteins below come from a single Nostoc sp. KVJ3 genomic window:
- a CDS encoding cofactor assembly of complex C subunit B, whose protein sequence is MTKPDPNRVLRRLPIVVGGLGALLLLINRLLTPELTQSQSRGDVVGVVLSAVLILTGLIWQQVQPRSPDIVELIGEEGFFLAPDLPEVVKTELAWASHLLLTNTVTRSLVVYYQGKVLLRRGILGTKSEVVPGVILKQVLEKQKPIYLVALKIYPGRVEFDYLPENTQGVICQPIGNQGALILGANAPRSYTKQDENWIAGIADKLAVTLSR, encoded by the coding sequence ATGACTAAACCTGATCCTAATCGAGTTTTGCGGCGTCTACCTATTGTTGTGGGTGGGCTAGGCGCTTTACTTTTATTGATTAACCGTTTATTGACACCGGAACTAACCCAGTCGCAATCACGTGGTGATGTCGTCGGCGTGGTTTTGAGTGCGGTGTTAATTTTAACGGGTTTAATTTGGCAGCAAGTTCAGCCGCGATCGCCTGATATTGTAGAACTAATTGGAGAAGAAGGGTTTTTTCTCGCACCAGATTTACCGGAAGTAGTGAAAACAGAACTAGCCTGGGCATCTCACTTATTGTTGACTAATACAGTAACGCGATCGCTAGTCGTTTATTATCAAGGTAAAGTTTTGTTGCGTCGCGGGATTTTGGGTACTAAATCTGAAGTTGTACCGGGAGTAATCTTAAAACAGGTACTCGAAAAACAAAAACCGATTTATCTAGTTGCCCTAAAAATATATCCCGGTAGAGTTGAATTTGATTATTTACCAGAGAATACTCAAGGTGTAATTTGTCAACCTATTGGCAACCAAGGGGCGCTAATTTTAGGAGCGAATGCTCCTCGCAGTTACACCAAACAAGATGAAAATTGGATTGCGGGAATTGCTGATAAATTAGCCGTTACTCTTAGTAGGTAG
- the rpaB gene encoding response regulator transcription factor RpaB, which produces MESHKEKILVVDDEASIRRILETRLSMIGYDVVTAGDGEEALETFRKTDPDLVVLDVMMPKLDGYGVCQELRKESDVPIIMLTALGDVADRITGLELGADDYVVKPFSPKELEARIRSVLRRVDKNGASGIPSSGVIHVANIKIDTNKRQVYKGDERIRLTGMEFSLLELLVSRSGEAFSRSEILQEVWGYTPERHVDTRVVDVHISRLRAKLEDDPSNPELILTARGTGYLFQRIIEPGEE; this is translated from the coding sequence TTGGAAAGCCATAAAGAAAAAATCTTGGTGGTAGACGACGAAGCCAGCATTCGCCGGATTTTGGAAACGCGCCTTTCCATGATTGGCTACGATGTAGTGACTGCTGGGGATGGGGAAGAAGCTTTAGAAACTTTTCGCAAAACTGATCCCGATCTGGTAGTTTTGGATGTGATGATGCCAAAGCTAGACGGCTATGGTGTATGTCAAGAATTACGAAAAGAATCAGATGTACCCATTATTATGCTAACAGCCTTGGGTGATGTCGCCGATCGCATCACCGGATTAGAATTGGGTGCTGATGACTATGTAGTTAAACCATTTTCCCCCAAGGAGCTAGAAGCCCGGATTCGCTCAGTGCTGCGGCGGGTAGATAAAAACGGTGCTTCTGGTATTCCCAGTTCTGGGGTAATCCATGTCGCTAATATTAAAATCGATACGAATAAGCGACAAGTCTACAAAGGCGATGAGCGAATTAGATTGACAGGTATGGAGTTCAGCTTGTTAGAGTTGCTAGTTAGTCGCTCTGGTGAAGCTTTTTCCCGTTCGGAAATTTTGCAAGAAGTTTGGGGTTACACACCAGAACGTCATGTAGATACCCGTGTAGTAGATGTGCATATATCACGTTTACGGGCAAAGTTAGAAGATGATCCTAGCAACCCAGAATTGATTTTGACAGCACGGGGTACTGGTTATCTTTTCCAGCGAATTATTGAACCAGGGGAGGAGTGA